From the genome of Pseudomonas yamanorum, one region includes:
- a CDS encoding DUF1161 domain-containing protein, with translation MKRIALAVICGALATSALAAPKDCEELRKEIEVKIQANAVPSYTLEIVSKEEADKHDSAMVVGSCENGTKAIVYQKNND, from the coding sequence ATGAAACGTATTGCCTTGGCGGTTATCTGCGGTGCACTGGCCACGTCGGCGCTGGCCGCGCCGAAAGACTGTGAAGAGCTCAGGAAAGAGATCGAGGTCAAAATCCAGGCGAATGCCGTTCCGTCCTACACCCTCGAAATCGTCAGCAAGGAAGAAGCCGACAAGCACGACAGCGCCATGGTTGTCGGCAGCTGTGAGAACGGCACGAAGGCCATCGTCTACCAGAAGAACAACGACTGA